The Mycolicibacterium smegmatis genome has a window encoding:
- a CDS encoding VOC family protein, whose translation MEQRISLITLGVDNLAASRRFFEEGLGWTATGAYDEVVFYQLPGIALALFGRADLATDTGVAVDGRFSGISIAINQRTEAEVDEVMTQVQAAGGTIVKPAEKTYWGGYSGYFTDLDGHVWEVAVNPAWLINDDGSVTIR comes from the coding sequence ATGGAACAGCGCATCAGCCTGATCACCCTCGGTGTCGACAACCTGGCAGCGTCCCGGCGGTTCTTCGAGGAGGGGCTGGGCTGGACCGCGACCGGCGCCTACGACGAGGTGGTGTTCTACCAACTGCCCGGCATCGCCCTGGCGCTGTTCGGCCGTGCCGATCTGGCCACCGACACCGGCGTCGCGGTCGACGGTCGGTTCAGCGGCATCAGCATCGCGATCAACCAGCGCACCGAGGCCGAGGTCGACGAGGTCATGACGCAGGTGCAGGCCGCGGGCGGCACGATCGTCAAACCGGCCGAAAAGACCTACTGGGGTGGCTATTCCGGCTACTTCACCGACCTCGACGGCCACGTGTGGGAGGTCGCGGTGAACCCGGCGTGGCTGATCAACGACGACGGATCGGTCACCATCCGGTAG
- the nrdF gene encoding class 1b ribonucleoside-diphosphate reductase subunit beta translates to MGSRVSDGIKLIDRVSAINWNRLQDEKDAEVWHRLTGNFWLPEKVPVSNDIQSWHTLTDNEKQLTMRVFTGLTLLDTIQGTVGAVSLIPDAVTPHEEAVLTNIAFMESVHAKSYSNIFSTLCSTAEIDDAFRWSEENPNLQRKAAIVMQYYRGDEPLKRKVASTLLESFLFYSGFYLPMYWSSRAKLTNTADMIRLIIRDEAVHGYYIGYKYQRGLALVDEEKKQELKDYTYELLFELYDNEVEYTQDLYDSVGLTEDVKKFLRYNANKALMNLGYEALFPRDETDVNPAILSALAPNADENHDFFSGSGSSYVIGKAVNTEDEDWDF, encoded by the coding sequence ATGGGGTCCAGGGTGTCCGACGGAATCAAGCTGATCGACCGTGTCTCAGCCATCAACTGGAACCGGCTCCAGGATGAGAAGGACGCCGAGGTGTGGCACCGGCTCACCGGCAATTTCTGGTTGCCGGAGAAGGTGCCGGTGTCCAACGACATCCAGTCCTGGCACACCCTCACCGACAACGAGAAGCAGCTGACAATGCGGGTGTTCACCGGCCTGACGCTGCTCGACACCATCCAGGGCACCGTCGGCGCGGTCAGCCTGATCCCTGACGCGGTCACCCCGCACGAGGAGGCCGTGCTCACCAACATCGCGTTCATGGAGTCGGTGCACGCCAAGAGCTACAGCAACATCTTCTCGACGCTGTGCTCGACCGCCGAGATCGACGACGCGTTCCGCTGGTCCGAGGAGAACCCGAACCTGCAGCGCAAGGCCGCGATCGTGATGCAGTACTACCGCGGCGACGAGCCGCTCAAGCGCAAGGTGGCCTCGACGCTGCTGGAGAGCTTCCTGTTCTACTCGGGCTTCTACCTGCCGATGTACTGGTCCAGCCGCGCCAAGCTGACCAACACCGCCGACATGATCCGCCTGATCATCCGCGACGAGGCCGTGCACGGCTACTACATCGGCTACAAGTACCAGCGCGGGCTCGCCCTCGTCGACGAGGAAAAGAAGCAGGAGCTCAAGGACTACACCTACGAACTGCTCTTCGAGCTCTACGACAACGAGGTCGAGTACACCCAGGACCTCTACGACAGCGTCGGCCTGACCGAGGACGTCAAGAAGTTCCTGCGCTACAACGCCAACAAGGCCCTGATGAACCTCGGCTACGAGGCGCTGTTCCCGCGCGACGAGACCGACGTCAACCCGGCGATCCTCTCGGCGCTGGCGCCCAACGCCGACGAGAACCACGACTTCTTCTCCGGCTCGGGGTCGAGCTACGTGATCGGCAAGGCCGTCAACACCGAAGACGAGGACTGGGACTTCTAG
- a CDS encoding LLM class flavin-dependent oxidoreductase: MSLAENVQFGIFTPPHQVDYADLLRVWTEADEIPEIAHAWLFDHLIPIAGDVTGPVLEGWTLLSALAAQTKRLRIGLMVTSNRFRPPSMLAKIATTVDIVSGGRLDFGIGSGSRPGHPVARHEYISNGLPYHDADHAVASLAEACTLIRRLWAEEEPFDFDGGFYRLERAFANPKPVQRPHPPIVIGGRAKATLRVVAEHADVWNIPGGDIEDMVRRSAMLDGYCAEIGRDSKEITRSTVLGVSYDQPGQTRAAVKEAVDAGFGHIVLMLPTPYPDNAVRWVADEITTPTAS, from the coding sequence ATGTCACTTGCCGAGAATGTGCAGTTCGGCATCTTCACGCCTCCCCATCAGGTCGATTACGCGGATCTGTTGCGCGTCTGGACGGAGGCCGACGAGATCCCCGAGATCGCGCACGCCTGGCTGTTCGACCACCTGATCCCGATCGCGGGAGACGTCACCGGACCTGTGCTCGAGGGGTGGACGCTACTGTCGGCGCTCGCGGCGCAGACGAAGCGTCTGCGTATCGGTTTGATGGTGACCAGCAACAGGTTTCGGCCACCGTCCATGCTCGCCAAGATCGCCACGACCGTCGACATCGTGTCCGGTGGTCGTCTCGATTTCGGCATCGGGTCGGGCTCGCGGCCCGGTCATCCCGTCGCACGGCACGAGTACATCTCGAACGGGCTGCCCTACCACGACGCCGACCACGCGGTCGCGAGTCTGGCCGAGGCGTGCACGCTGATCCGCCGGTTGTGGGCCGAGGAGGAACCGTTTGACTTCGACGGCGGCTTCTACCGATTGGAGCGCGCGTTCGCCAACCCCAAACCGGTGCAGCGGCCCCACCCGCCGATCGTCATCGGCGGACGCGCCAAGGCCACGCTCCGAGTGGTTGCCGAACACGCCGACGTCTGGAACATCCCCGGCGGCGACATCGAGGACATGGTGCGCCGCAGCGCGATGCTCGACGGCTACTGCGCCGAAATCGGCCGGGACTCAAAGGAGATCACGCGGTCCACGGTGCTCGGAGTGTCCTACGACCAGCCGGGGCAGACCCGGGCCGCGGTGAAAGAAGCCGTCGACGCCGGGTTCGGCCACATCGTCCTGATGCTGCCGACCCCGTACCCCGACAACGCCGTCCGCTGGGTCGCCGACGAAATCACCACGCCGACGGCGTCATAG
- a CDS encoding GNAT family N-acetyltransferase, whose protein sequence is MTVQLHPSPSAFEPVAGAVYRADPVLFTNELTALRTSPWPAGQVLLSVSDESTPVGAAVQMRGSVLLVSGLPPHVAAAAACELVEVQPALPEVRGTPEATMAFAQAWQSVTDIRVIPGTTDVLYRLGELAPPLGVSGDWRPAHDEDTDLLSAWLDAFYVEAFGSEPDIDAARVGLQAIYDAGGQILVWTAAGVPVCMARVHACIEGMARIGPVYTPPEHRGHGYAAALTSVASRAALDRGVRDVVLFADAANPVSNRVYRRIGFAAVAENVRYQFTPMADAAR, encoded by the coding sequence GTGACCGTACAGCTGCACCCGTCGCCGTCGGCGTTCGAACCGGTGGCCGGTGCGGTGTACCGCGCCGACCCGGTTCTGTTCACCAATGAGCTGACGGCGCTTCGGACCTCCCCGTGGCCCGCCGGTCAGGTGCTGCTGTCGGTGTCGGACGAGTCGACACCGGTGGGTGCGGCGGTCCAGATGCGGGGTTCGGTGCTCCTGGTCAGCGGGCTCCCACCACACGTCGCCGCTGCCGCGGCCTGCGAGCTGGTCGAAGTTCAACCGGCCCTGCCGGAGGTGCGTGGGACCCCCGAGGCGACAATGGCTTTCGCGCAGGCGTGGCAGAGCGTGACGGACATACGGGTGATCCCGGGTACAACGGACGTGCTCTACCGGCTGGGCGAGTTGGCCCCGCCGCTCGGTGTGTCGGGAGACTGGCGGCCGGCGCACGACGAGGACACGGATCTGCTGTCGGCCTGGCTGGACGCGTTCTACGTCGAGGCGTTCGGCTCCGAGCCCGACATCGACGCGGCTCGCGTTGGGCTGCAGGCGATCTACGACGCGGGTGGGCAGATTCTGGTGTGGACGGCGGCCGGGGTGCCCGTGTGCATGGCGAGGGTCCACGCGTGCATCGAGGGCATGGCGCGGATCGGTCCGGTCTACACCCCACCCGAACACCGTGGCCACGGGTATGCCGCGGCGCTGACGTCGGTCGCATCGCGCGCGGCATTGGACCGGGGCGTGCGCGACGTGGTGTTGTTCGCCGATGCGGCCAATCCGGTATCCAATCGGGTCTACCGGCGCATCGGCTTTGCGGCCGTGGCCGAGAACGTGCGGTACCAGTTCACTCCGATGGCCGACGCAGCCCGTTGA
- a CDS encoding TetR/AcrR family transcriptional regulator: MPDADKTTRKRADARRNEQALLEAAAAAFVAAGVEVPVRDIAARAGVGMGTIYRHFPTRADLIIAVYRHQVDACADAGPRLLEQHSPHAALAEWVDQFVDFLVTKHGLAAALHSDNARYQTLHAYFLDRLVPVCAQLLDAAVDSGEIRSGIDPYVFMRAIGNLCMGAEDDPRYDARAMVAVLINGLRRPSE; this comes from the coding sequence ATGCCCGACGCCGACAAGACGACGCGAAAGCGCGCCGACGCGCGCCGCAACGAGCAGGCGCTTCTGGAGGCCGCGGCCGCGGCGTTCGTGGCCGCGGGCGTGGAGGTGCCGGTGCGCGATATCGCGGCCCGCGCCGGCGTCGGCATGGGCACCATCTACCGGCACTTCCCCACGCGCGCCGACCTCATCATCGCGGTGTACCGCCACCAGGTCGACGCGTGCGCCGACGCCGGGCCGCGCCTCTTGGAGCAGCACTCGCCGCACGCCGCGCTCGCGGAGTGGGTCGACCAGTTCGTCGATTTCCTGGTCACCAAGCACGGCCTGGCCGCGGCGCTGCATTCGGACAACGCCCGCTACCAGACCCTGCACGCCTACTTCCTCGACCGACTGGTCCCGGTGTGCGCACAGCTTCTGGATGCCGCCGTCGACTCCGGTGAAATCCGTTCGGGCATCGACCCGTACGTCTTCATGCGTGCGATCGGCAACCTCTGCATGGGCGCCGAAGACGATCCCCGTTACGACGCCCGCGCGATGGTGGCGGTGCTGATCAACGGGCTGCGTCGGCCATCGGAGTGA
- a CDS encoding flavin-containing monooxygenase, with the protein MTAADQQPIRTRALVIGTGFSGLGMAIELQRRGVDFLILEKADEIGGTWRDNTYPGCACDIPSHMYSFSFEPKADWKHMWSFQPEIQDYLLGVTAKYGLRRHIHFNSHVDRAHWDDEELRWHVFTKTGQEYIAQFLVSGAGGLHIPQIPDIEGRESFAGAAFHSAQWDHSVDLRGKRVAVIGTGASAIQIVPEIVKDVAELHLYQRTPAWVMPRVNNAFPQWLRNVFNYVPGTRALLRAAIYWIHEGVGFAMTKEPRLLKIGEWMGRYNINRSIKDPELRRKLTPSYRAGCKRILNSDTYYRGIADPKTQVITEGIARMTPTGIVTNDGVEHPVDIVVYATGFHVTDSYTYVDIKGAGGEDLVDRWNREGIQAHRGVAVAGMPNLFFLLGPNTALGHNSVVFMIEQQIRYVGQAIAAVDKAGAAALAPTRRAQDAFNAELQRDLSGTVFNTGGCKSWYLDEHGVNRTLWSGMTWQYWKALRRLDPSEFEFLDQRVLARS; encoded by the coding sequence ATGACGGCTGCCGACCAGCAACCCATCCGGACCCGCGCCCTGGTGATCGGCACCGGGTTCTCCGGGCTGGGCATGGCCATCGAACTGCAGCGCCGTGGCGTCGACTTCCTGATTCTGGAGAAGGCCGACGAGATCGGCGGCACCTGGCGCGACAACACCTACCCGGGATGCGCGTGCGACATCCCGTCGCACATGTACTCGTTCTCGTTCGAGCCCAAGGCCGACTGGAAGCACATGTGGTCCTTCCAGCCCGAGATCCAGGACTACCTGCTGGGCGTGACGGCCAAATACGGACTGCGCCGTCACATCCACTTCAACTCGCACGTCGACCGCGCGCACTGGGACGACGAGGAACTGCGCTGGCATGTGTTCACCAAGACCGGCCAGGAGTACATCGCCCAGTTCCTGGTGTCCGGTGCAGGCGGTCTGCACATCCCGCAGATCCCGGACATCGAAGGCCGGGAGTCGTTCGCGGGCGCGGCTTTTCACTCGGCGCAGTGGGACCACAGCGTCGATTTGCGCGGTAAGCGCGTCGCGGTGATCGGCACCGGCGCCAGTGCCATCCAGATCGTGCCGGAGATCGTCAAGGACGTCGCCGAACTGCACCTGTACCAGCGCACCCCGGCCTGGGTGATGCCACGCGTCAACAACGCGTTCCCGCAATGGCTGCGCAACGTCTTCAACTACGTCCCCGGCACCCGCGCGCTGCTGCGCGCGGCCATCTACTGGATCCACGAAGGCGTCGGCTTCGCGATGACCAAAGAGCCGCGGCTGCTCAAGATCGGCGAGTGGATGGGCCGCTACAACATCAACCGCAGCATCAAGGACCCCGAGCTGCGGCGTAAGCTCACGCCGAGCTACCGCGCCGGGTGCAAGCGAATCCTCAACTCCGACACCTACTATCGCGGGATCGCCGACCCCAAGACCCAGGTGATCACCGAGGGCATCGCCCGGATGACGCCGACCGGCATCGTCACCAACGACGGCGTCGAGCATCCCGTCGACATCGTCGTCTACGCCACGGGCTTCCACGTGACCGACTCCTACACCTACGTCGACATCAAGGGTGCCGGCGGCGAAGACCTGGTCGACCGCTGGAACCGCGAGGGCATCCAGGCCCACCGCGGCGTCGCCGTCGCCGGCATGCCGAACCTGTTCTTCCTGCTGGGGCCGAACACCGCGCTGGGTCACAACTCGGTGGTGTTCATGATCGAGCAGCAGATCCGCTACGTCGGGCAGGCCATCGCCGCCGTCGACAAGGCGGGCGCGGCCGCGTTGGCGCCGACCCGGCGCGCGCAGGACGCGTTCAACGCCGAGTTGCAGCGGGATTTGTCCGGCACGGTGTTCAACACGGGCGGTTGCAAGAGCTGGTACCTCGACGAGCACGGCGTCAACCGGACGCTGTGGAGCGGCATGACATGGCAGTACTGGAAGGCGCTGCGCCGCCTCGATCCGTCGGAGTTCGAGTTCCTCGACCAGCGGGTTCTCGCGCGATCCTAG
- a CDS encoding L-lactate MFS transporter, with protein sequence MTAGTNSAPTASAAAPFLSRERIIAPPGWSRWLVPPAALSIHLSVGAAYSWSVFKKPLEGALGISGTLSALPFTIGIVMLGLSAAVFGTWVDRNGPRKAMFAAMCCFCGGWLVGAAGLALGQYWIVLLGYGVLGGIGWGIGYISPVSTLMKWFPDKPGMATGLAIMGFGGGALIASPWSTAMLNAFGSSTGGIAKTFLVHGIVYAVFMSLGWMLVRVPRADWRPHGWTPPPVQAGSIVTGGQVSANNAIKTPQFWLLWIVLCFNVTAGIGILEKASPIYQDYFPTAGAAAGALAAAAAGYVAMLSFGNMAGRIGWSSLSDVIGRKNAYRLYLGVGALLYLTITLMQNSNKLVFLIATIVILSFYGAGFATVPAYLRDLFGTFQVGAIHGRLLTAWSAAGILGPIIVNSIADHQTAAGKEGPALYTLSFSIMIGLLVVALVCNELIRPVSSKWHEPATDTTDPIAEEARR encoded by the coding sequence ATGACCGCAGGGACGAACAGTGCGCCCACCGCGTCGGCCGCAGCACCGTTCTTGAGCCGGGAGCGCATCATCGCGCCACCTGGCTGGAGTCGGTGGCTGGTGCCACCGGCGGCGTTGTCGATCCATCTCTCCGTCGGCGCGGCCTACTCGTGGAGCGTCTTCAAGAAACCGTTGGAAGGCGCCCTCGGCATCTCCGGCACCCTCAGCGCGCTGCCGTTCACCATCGGCATCGTCATGCTCGGGCTCTCGGCCGCGGTGTTCGGCACGTGGGTGGACCGCAACGGCCCCCGCAAGGCGATGTTCGCCGCGATGTGCTGCTTCTGCGGCGGCTGGCTCGTCGGGGCGGCCGGCCTGGCGCTGGGGCAATATTGGATCGTGTTGCTCGGCTACGGCGTGCTGGGCGGAATCGGCTGGGGGATCGGCTACATCTCGCCGGTCTCGACGCTGATGAAGTGGTTCCCCGACAAGCCGGGTATGGCGACCGGTCTGGCGATCATGGGATTCGGTGGCGGCGCGCTGATCGCGTCGCCGTGGTCGACCGCCATGCTCAACGCGTTCGGGTCGAGCACCGGCGGCATCGCCAAGACATTCCTGGTGCACGGCATCGTCTACGCGGTGTTCATGTCCCTGGGCTGGATGCTGGTGCGCGTACCGCGCGCGGACTGGCGGCCCCACGGGTGGACGCCACCGCCGGTGCAGGCGGGCTCGATCGTCACCGGTGGGCAGGTGTCGGCCAACAACGCGATCAAGACCCCGCAGTTCTGGCTGCTGTGGATCGTGTTGTGCTTCAACGTGACCGCGGGCATCGGCATCCTGGAGAAGGCCTCGCCGATCTACCAGGACTACTTCCCGACGGCCGGCGCCGCCGCGGGTGCCCTGGCTGCCGCGGCCGCCGGATATGTGGCGATGCTGTCGTTCGGCAACATGGCCGGGCGCATCGGCTGGTCCAGCCTGTCCGATGTGATCGGCCGCAAGAACGCCTACCGGTTGTACCTGGGTGTCGGCGCGCTGCTGTACCTGACGATCACGCTGATGCAGAACTCCAACAAGCTGGTGTTCCTGATTGCCACCATCGTGATCCTGTCGTTCTACGGCGCCGGATTCGCCACCGTGCCTGCCTATCTGCGCGATCTGTTCGGCACCTTCCAGGTGGGCGCGATCCACGGCAGGCTGCTCACCGCGTGGTCGGCCGCGGGCATCCTGGGGCCGATCATCGTCAACTCGATCGCCGATCACCAGACGGCGGCGGGCAAGGAGGGCCCCGCCCTCTACACCCTGTCCTTCTCGATCATGATCGGGCTGTTGGTCGTGGCGCTGGTGTGCAACGAGCTCATCCGGCCGGTGTCGTCGAAATGGCATGAGCCCGCGACCGATACCACCGATCCGATTGCCGAGGAGGCCCGCCGGTGA
- a CDS encoding TetR/AcrR family transcriptional regulator, whose product MRRGSRSHSGGPGVKVDARSERWREHRKKVRSEIVDAAFRAIDRLGPELSLREIAEEAGTAKPKIYRHFTDKSDLFQAIGERLRDMLWSAIFPSINLASDPAREVIRRSVEQYVRLVDEHPNVLRFLIQGRFAEQSESTMRALNEGRGITLAMADMFSHELREMELDGAAIELAAFATFGAAASATDWWLGSKEDSPRRMPADEFVNHLTTIMVGSINGTCELLGIRIDPDLPLHEGVQRRERAS is encoded by the coding sequence GTGCGGCGAGGGTCGAGATCACATTCCGGCGGTCCGGGGGTCAAGGTTGACGCCCGCAGTGAGCGCTGGCGTGAGCACCGTAAAAAGGTGCGCTCGGAGATCGTCGACGCCGCGTTCCGTGCGATCGACCGGCTGGGCCCCGAGCTGAGTTTGCGCGAGATCGCCGAAGAGGCCGGCACCGCCAAACCCAAGATCTACCGTCACTTCACCGACAAGTCGGACCTGTTCCAGGCGATCGGCGAGCGGTTGCGCGACATGCTGTGGTCGGCGATCTTCCCGTCGATCAACCTCGCCTCCGATCCGGCCCGCGAGGTGATCCGTCGCAGCGTCGAACAGTACGTGCGATTGGTCGACGAACATCCCAACGTACTGCGGTTCCTCATCCAGGGGCGGTTCGCCGAGCAGAGCGAGTCGACCATGCGCGCGCTCAACGAGGGCCGCGGCATCACGCTCGCGATGGCCGACATGTTCTCCCACGAACTTCGCGAGATGGAACTCGACGGCGCCGCCATCGAACTGGCCGCGTTCGCGACGTTCGGCGCGGCCGCGTCGGCCACGGACTGGTGGCTGGGCAGTAAAGAGGACAGCCCGCGCCGCATGCCCGCAGACGAGTTCGTCAACCACCTGACCACGATCATGGTCGGCTCCATCAACGGCACCTGCGAGCTGCTGGGCATCCGGATCGACCCGGATCTGCCCCTGCACGAGGGTGTGCAGCGCCGCGAACGCGCCAGTTAG
- a CDS encoding MFS transporter small subunit, whose product MSETPVELHEYQPTVPKVYIALAWLWVAVPFAYGVYQLLLKVGQLFG is encoded by the coding sequence GTGAGCGAAACACCAGTCGAACTGCACGAATACCAGCCGACCGTGCCGAAGGTGTACATCGCGTTGGCATGGCTGTGGGTCGCCGTGCCCTTCGCCTACGGCGTATACCAGCTGCTGCTCAAGGTCGGTCAACTGTTCGGGTAG
- a CDS encoding NAD(P)/FAD-dependent oxidoreductase, with product MTQRYDLVIAGGGPSGSAAAWQAAQTGAKVVVLDKAEFPRDKPCGDGLTARAVSYLQKMGLADEVATYHRVNRVTVFSPSEWELSFPRRPGMPDHGHTVSRTHLDTVLLKHAESAGAEVRQGAEVAGPEFDANGRVIGVVLKSGEKVYGDAVIAADGAYSPIKRALKIDSEYNGYSAIAIRSEMHANRPDSDSLDIYLKLVFQGDQLPGYGWVFPMGNGMFNIGLGYVNSYKNWQSINATQFLGEFLRSLPRAWELPPIEELKKNKSVRAWRLPMGFTAWPPWRPGVLFTGDSLGAGKPASGAGISKALESGLAAGECAIAALQNGGPDDFTNYAQRMEAAWGREYRRGRYMHKLIGKPKLAEAGVKLIDNAAFRDRMLKALYKKAQGPQHVIKK from the coding sequence ATGACGCAGCGATACGACCTGGTCATTGCTGGTGGCGGCCCATCGGGGTCGGCAGCGGCATGGCAGGCCGCACAGACCGGCGCCAAAGTGGTCGTCCTGGACAAAGCGGAGTTCCCCCGCGACAAGCCGTGCGGCGACGGACTGACCGCACGCGCGGTGAGCTACCTGCAGAAGATGGGACTGGCCGACGAGGTCGCCACCTATCACCGGGTCAACCGTGTGACGGTCTTCAGCCCCAGCGAATGGGAGCTGTCGTTCCCGCGCAGGCCCGGGATGCCCGACCACGGCCACACCGTCAGCCGGACCCACCTCGACACGGTGCTGCTCAAGCACGCCGAGTCCGCGGGTGCCGAGGTACGCCAGGGCGCCGAGGTGGCCGGACCCGAGTTCGACGCCAACGGCCGCGTGATCGGCGTGGTGCTCAAGAGCGGTGAGAAGGTGTACGGCGACGCGGTGATCGCGGCCGACGGCGCCTACTCACCGATCAAGCGCGCGCTCAAGATCGACTCGGAGTACAACGGCTACTCCGCGATCGCGATCCGCTCCGAGATGCATGCCAACCGGCCGGACTCCGACAGCCTGGACATCTATCTCAAGCTGGTGTTCCAAGGGGATCAGCTACCCGGCTACGGCTGGGTGTTCCCGATGGGCAACGGCATGTTCAACATCGGGCTGGGCTACGTCAACAGCTACAAGAACTGGCAGTCGATCAACGCGACGCAGTTCCTCGGCGAGTTCCTGCGCTCGCTTCCGCGCGCGTGGGAGCTGCCGCCCATCGAGGAACTCAAGAAGAACAAGAGCGTGCGCGCATGGCGATTGCCCATGGGCTTCACGGCGTGGCCGCCGTGGCGTCCGGGCGTGCTGTTCACCGGCGACTCGCTGGGTGCGGGCAAGCCCGCCTCGGGCGCGGGCATCTCCAAGGCGCTCGAATCCGGTTTGGCCGCAGGTGAATGCGCGATCGCGGCGCTGCAGAACGGTGGCCCCGACGACTTCACCAACTACGCGCAGCGCATGGAGGCCGCGTGGGGGCGCGAATACCGCCGTGGCCGCTACATGCACAAGTTGATCGGTAAGCCCAAGCTGGCAGAGGCCGGCGTGAAGCTGATCGACAACGCCGCCTTCCGCGACCGCATGCTCAAGGCCCTCTACAAGAAGGCCCAGGGCCCGCAGCACGTCATCAAGAAGTAA
- a CDS encoding nuclear transport factor 2 family protein, with product MTTRPWRAGARYMTWMIAAVATMMAVGCSGNGNAEKPDRTGRQQRNAEVVRDAFARGVGDQNSFYSILTDDVEWTVARAGRETTYSGREEFLRDGAGPILARLDGPIQADVRDLVTEGDKLVAFWRGTATARDGQPYVNDYVWAMTLRDERVARVTAYLDFVVLDELLTRVTPADGATAHSAAARG from the coding sequence ATGACGACGAGACCGTGGCGCGCCGGCGCCAGATACATGACCTGGATGATCGCGGCGGTGGCAACCATGATGGCGGTCGGCTGCAGTGGTAACGGCAATGCGGAGAAGCCGGACCGCACCGGCCGGCAGCAACGCAACGCCGAGGTGGTGCGCGACGCGTTCGCGCGTGGTGTCGGGGACCAGAACAGCTTCTATTCGATCCTGACCGACGACGTCGAATGGACAGTGGCGCGCGCCGGTCGGGAGACCACCTACTCCGGCCGCGAGGAATTCCTGCGCGACGGTGCGGGCCCCATCCTGGCCCGCCTCGACGGCCCGATCCAGGCCGACGTGCGGGACCTGGTCACCGAGGGGGACAAGCTGGTCGCGTTCTGGCGGGGGACCGCCACCGCGCGTGACGGGCAGCCCTACGTCAACGACTACGTGTGGGCGATGACGCTGCGCGACGAACGCGTCGCCCGCGTGACGGCGTATCTCGACTTCGTGGTGCTCGACGAGTTGCTGACCCGGGTGACGCCGGCCGACGGCGCGACCGCGCATTCCGCCGCGGCGCGCGGGTGA